Proteins from one Salinispora arenicola genomic window:
- a CDS encoding LysR family transcriptional regulator translates to MKMQLHQLRYFAAVAEVRHFTQAADVVGITQPSLSKQIHALETELGTPLFERVRGKIALTAAGEVLLPFAKRILTDVETATREVQELVGLRRGRVRLGATPSLATSLAPPVLRRFRDAHPTVDLWVEEGGSQDLVRHLLRGDLDLALIIAPAQGADPGLRIDAILTESLVVASVGPLPEHPPAGPMRVADLRDQPLVMFREGYDLRDATLQACREAGFEPGISVDGGELDSVLSFVAAGLGVALVPGSVVASRPGIHVTRLAPPGARRTIAVARRRDVVPTHAGRELRRILLDYVDDAIATDALPPGVEPR, encoded by the coding sequence ATGAAGATGCAACTCCATCAACTCCGGTACTTCGCGGCGGTCGCAGAAGTGCGACATTTCACCCAGGCGGCCGACGTCGTCGGCATAACGCAGCCCTCGTTGAGTAAGCAAATTCACGCCCTGGAGACGGAGCTCGGCACCCCGCTCTTCGAGCGGGTAAGGGGCAAGATCGCGCTCACCGCCGCGGGCGAGGTACTGCTGCCGTTCGCCAAACGGATCCTCACCGACGTGGAGACCGCCACCCGGGAGGTGCAGGAACTGGTCGGCTTGCGGCGGGGCCGGGTACGCCTCGGCGCGACCCCCAGCCTGGCCACCTCGCTGGCCCCGCCCGTGCTGCGCCGCTTCCGCGACGCCCACCCGACAGTTGACCTGTGGGTCGAGGAGGGCGGCTCCCAGGACCTGGTGCGGCACCTGCTCCGCGGCGACCTGGACCTGGCATTGATCATCGCGCCCGCCCAGGGCGCCGACCCGGGACTGCGCATCGACGCGATCCTCACCGAGAGCCTGGTGGTCGCCAGCGTCGGGCCCCTGCCGGAACACCCGCCGGCCGGCCCGATGCGCGTCGCCGACCTGCGCGACCAGCCGCTGGTGATGTTCCGCGAGGGGTACGACCTGCGGGACGCCACCCTGCAGGCGTGTCGGGAGGCCGGCTTCGAGCCCGGGATCTCCGTGGATGGCGGGGAGCTGGACTCGGTGCTCAGCTTCGTCGCGGCCGGGCTGGGTGTCGCCCTGGTGCCCGGCAGCGTCGTCGCCAGCCGGCCCGGAATCCACGTCACCCGGCTCGCCCCACCCGGCGCCCGCCGTACCATCGCCGTTGCCCGCCGCCGTGATGTCGTCCCCACCCACGCCGGCCGGGAACTGCGTCGCATCCTCCTCGACTACGTCGACGACGCCATCGCCACTGACGCCCTGCCACCCGGCGTCGAACCCCGCTAG
- a CDS encoding succinate dehydrogenase cytochrome b subunit has protein sequence MVVSSRTRSPIRSTVGLKAVMAVTGLLLVLFLIAHMLGNLKIFTGAEDFDHYAHWLRDLGTPLLPYGWYLWLQRGVLLVALAAHIWAATALALRARSARPVRYAHRKKIQGSYAARTMRWGGVIIALFVIYHILDLTTGHLNPIGDPTRPQANVVADFAPERWYVTLFYTLAIVALGFHLRHGAFSALRSLGQQTPQGERRARGLALAFAVTLSVGYLVVPFAVLLGLVR, from the coding sequence GTGGTAGTTAGTTCACGAACTCGGTCGCCCATCCGCTCCACTGTCGGCCTCAAGGCCGTCATGGCGGTGACGGGCCTTCTCCTGGTGTTGTTCCTCATCGCGCACATGCTCGGCAACCTGAAGATCTTCACCGGCGCCGAGGATTTCGACCACTACGCACACTGGCTGCGTGACCTCGGCACACCGCTGCTCCCCTACGGCTGGTACCTGTGGCTGCAGCGGGGCGTGCTCCTGGTCGCCCTGGCCGCCCACATCTGGGCCGCGACCGCGCTGGCGCTGCGTGCCCGGTCGGCCCGCCCGGTCAGATACGCCCACCGCAAGAAGATCCAGGGCAGTTACGCCGCCCGCACCATGCGCTGGGGTGGCGTGATCATCGCACTCTTCGTGATCTACCACATCCTGGACCTGACCACCGGGCACCTGAACCCGATCGGCGACCCGACCCGGCCACAGGCCAACGTGGTGGCCGACTTCGCCCCGGAACGCTGGTACGTGACGCTGTTCTACACGCTCGCGATCGTCGCCCTCGGCTTCCACCTGCGGCACGGCGCCTTCAGCGCGTTGCGCAGCCTCGGACAGCAGACGCCGCAGGGTGAACGACGAGCCCGCGGCCTCGCGCTGGCCTTCGCCGTCACGCTCAGCGTCGGCTACCTGGTGGTCCCGTTCGCCGTACTCCTCGGATTGGTGCGTTGA
- a CDS encoding fumarate reductase/succinate dehydrogenase flavoprotein subunit → MDLYTEGDPVTDTRAPDGPIEARWDRRRFTAKLVNPANRRKLTVIVVGTGLAGGSAAATLAEQGYQVRSYCYQDSPRRAHSIAAQGGINAAKNYRNDGDSVHRLFYDTVKGGDFRSRESNVHRLAEVSVNIIDQCVAQGVPFAREYGGLLDTRSFGGAQVQRTFYARGQTGQQLLLGAYQALERQIGLGNVEMNSRHEMLELIVVAGRARGIVVRDLVTGEITTEFADAVVLASGGYGNVFYLSTNAKGCNVTATWRAHRKGAYFANPCYTQIHPTCIPVSGDHQSKLTLMSESLRNDGRVWVPQVEGDDRDPREIPENERDYYLERIYPSFGNLVPRDIASRAAKNVCDEGRGVGPTGLGVYLDFADAIHRLGRKAIEAKYGNLFEMYERITGEDPYAVPMRIYPAVHYTMGGLWVDYDLQATIPGLFVIGEANFSDHGANRLGASALMQGLADGYFVLPNTIADYLAAGPFEKLEPSHPAAVEARQAVADRIQRLLAVDGDRTVDSFHRELGQIMWEHCGMERSAAGLRKAVDEIRALREEFWQRVRIVGDADGLNQSLEKAGRVADFFELAELMCIDALHREESCGGHFRAEHQSPDGEAQRDDERFAYVAAWEYGTERPVLHKEDLKFEYVHPTQRSYK, encoded by the coding sequence ATGGATCTCTACACCGAAGGTGACCCGGTCACCGACACCCGGGCTCCCGACGGGCCGATCGAGGCCCGCTGGGACCGTCGCCGGTTCACGGCCAAGCTGGTCAACCCGGCCAACCGTCGCAAGCTGACGGTGATCGTTGTCGGCACCGGCCTGGCCGGCGGTTCGGCCGCCGCGACCCTCGCCGAGCAGGGCTACCAGGTCCGGTCCTACTGCTACCAGGACAGTCCTCGCCGAGCCCACTCGATCGCCGCACAGGGCGGCATCAACGCCGCGAAGAACTACCGCAACGACGGTGACTCCGTGCACCGCCTCTTCTACGACACCGTCAAGGGCGGCGACTTCCGCTCCCGCGAGTCGAACGTGCACCGACTCGCCGAGGTGTCGGTCAACATCATCGACCAGTGCGTTGCCCAGGGTGTCCCGTTCGCCCGCGAGTACGGCGGTCTGCTCGACACCCGTTCCTTCGGCGGCGCACAGGTGCAGCGCACGTTCTACGCCCGGGGCCAGACGGGCCAGCAGCTACTACTCGGGGCGTACCAGGCGCTGGAACGTCAGATCGGCCTCGGCAACGTGGAGATGAACAGCCGGCACGAGATGCTGGAGCTGATCGTCGTCGCCGGTCGGGCCCGGGGCATCGTGGTGCGGGACCTGGTCACCGGCGAGATCACCACCGAGTTCGCCGATGCGGTCGTGCTCGCCTCCGGCGGCTACGGCAACGTCTTCTACCTCTCCACCAACGCCAAGGGCTGCAACGTCACCGCCACCTGGCGGGCGCATCGCAAGGGGGCGTACTTCGCGAACCCCTGCTACACACAGATCCACCCGACCTGCATCCCGGTCTCCGGCGACCACCAGTCAAAGCTGACGCTGATGAGCGAGTCGCTGCGCAACGACGGCCGGGTGTGGGTACCCCAGGTCGAGGGCGACGACCGCGATCCGCGCGAGATCCCCGAGAACGAGCGGGACTACTACCTGGAACGCATCTACCCCTCGTTCGGCAACCTGGTGCCCCGCGACATCGCCTCCCGCGCGGCGAAGAACGTCTGCGACGAGGGCCGTGGCGTCGGCCCGACCGGACTCGGCGTCTACCTGGACTTCGCCGACGCGATCCACCGGCTGGGCCGCAAGGCCATCGAGGCCAAGTACGGCAACCTGTTCGAGATGTACGAACGGATCACCGGCGAGGACCCGTACGCGGTCCCGATGCGGATCTACCCCGCCGTGCACTACACGATGGGCGGACTCTGGGTCGACTACGACCTCCAGGCGACCATCCCCGGCCTTTTCGTGATCGGCGAGGCGAACTTCTCCGACCACGGCGCGAACCGGCTGGGCGCGTCCGCGCTCATGCAGGGGCTCGCCGACGGCTACTTCGTGCTGCCGAACACCATCGCCGACTACCTCGCGGCCGGCCCCTTCGAGAAACTCGAGCCGAGCCACCCGGCGGCGGTCGAGGCCCGGCAGGCCGTCGCGGACCGGATCCAGCGGCTCCTCGCCGTCGACGGCGACCGGACCGTGGATTCGTTCCACCGGGAGTTGGGTCAGATCATGTGGGAGCACTGCGGCATGGAGCGCTCCGCCGCCGGCCTGCGTAAGGCGGTCGACGAGATCCGGGCGCTACGCGAGGAGTTCTGGCAACGGGTCCGGATCGTCGGCGACGCCGACGGACTCAACCAGTCGCTGGAGAAGGCCGGCCGGGTGGCCGACTTCTTCGAGTTGGCCGAGCTGATGTGCATCGACGCCCTGCACCGCGAGGAGTCCTGCGGCGGCCACTTCCGAGCCGAGCACCAGAGCCCCGACGGCGAGGCACAGCGTGACGACGAACGGTTCGCCTACGTGGCGGCCTGGGAGTACGGCACTGAGCGGCCGGTGCTGCACAAGGAAGACCTGAAGTTCGAGTACGTCCACCCCACGCAGCGGAGTTACAAGTGA
- a CDS encoding succinate dehydrogenase/fumarate reductase iron-sulfur subunit yields the protein MNLTLRIWRQAGPEDKGRMVTYQVEEISPDMSFLEMLDVLNERLTLAGEEPVAFDHDCREGICGMCGMMINGNAHGPQRGTTACQLHMRQFTDGDTIDIEPWRARAFPVVKDLVVNRNAFDRIIAGGGFVTAPTGSAPEAHAAPVAKADADAAFESAACIGCGACVAACPNGSGMLFTAAKVTQLSLLPQGQPERYTRVIGMVDSHDDAGFGGCTNAGECTVVCPKGIPLHTIGRLNRDYLAATAKHTPRS from the coding sequence GTGAACCTGACCCTACGCATCTGGCGCCAGGCGGGCCCCGAGGACAAGGGTCGGATGGTGACCTACCAGGTCGAGGAGATCTCCCCGGACATGTCGTTCCTGGAGATGCTCGACGTGCTCAACGAGCGCCTGACCCTCGCCGGGGAGGAGCCGGTGGCTTTCGACCACGACTGCCGTGAGGGCATCTGCGGCATGTGCGGCATGATGATCAACGGCAACGCGCACGGGCCGCAGCGCGGCACCACCGCCTGCCAGTTGCACATGCGGCAGTTCACCGACGGCGACACCATCGATATCGAACCGTGGCGGGCGCGGGCGTTCCCGGTCGTCAAGGACCTGGTGGTCAACCGGAACGCGTTCGATCGGATCATCGCGGGCGGCGGCTTCGTCACCGCCCCGACCGGCAGTGCGCCGGAGGCGCACGCGGCGCCGGTGGCGAAGGCCGACGCGGACGCCGCCTTCGAGTCGGCCGCCTGCATTGGCTGCGGTGCCTGCGTCGCGGCCTGCCCGAACGGCTCCGGCATGCTGTTCACCGCCGCCAAGGTCACCCAGCTCTCGCTGCTGCCGCAGGGCCAGCCGGAGCGGTACACCCGGGTGATCGGCATGGTGGATTCGCACGACGACGCCGGCTTCGGCGGCTGCACCAACGCCGGTGAGTGCACCGTGGTCTGCCCCAAGGGCATCCCGCTGCACACCATCGGCCGGCTCAACCGCGACTATCTGGCGGCCACGGCCAAGCACACCCCCCGCTCCTGA
- a CDS encoding MBL fold metallo-hydrolase yields the protein MGAPTERGRRGATGARLAGAAGLAALAGLGWSVRDVPLALGGRLTGARAERALRSPQYRAGAFRNPASSRPAASPTTGSTDRNLLRELFFGKQKRHPSLPVPLVRPTRPPQTSARSRELNVIWYGHASALVEIEGRTVLIDPVWSQRCSPSARLGPKRLHAPPVGLDELPSVDAILISHDHYDHLDLATVRGLTARQEAPFVVPLGVGVHLERWGVPEHRIVELDWSESHDVAGLRLTATPAQHFSGRGLRRDTTLWSSWVIVGAHRSVFYTGDSGYFDGYSAIGAGYGPFDVTLMQIGAYDQAWQDIHMFPEDAVSAHLDLRGGLLLPVHWATFNLAVHDWSEPVDRLWAEAKARDVRLVVPRPGERVVVDDPPPVDGWWQAIA from the coding sequence ATGGGGGCACCAACGGAGCGTGGCCGTCGGGGCGCCACGGGCGCACGGCTGGCCGGGGCTGCCGGGTTGGCCGCACTGGCCGGCCTCGGGTGGTCCGTGCGGGATGTCCCGCTGGCGCTCGGCGGCCGGCTGACCGGTGCCCGGGCCGAGCGCGCCCTCCGCTCGCCGCAGTACCGGGCCGGCGCCTTCCGCAACCCGGCGAGCAGCCGGCCCGCTGCCAGCCCCACGACCGGTTCCACGGACCGCAACCTGCTCCGGGAGCTGTTCTTCGGCAAGCAGAAGCGCCACCCCAGCCTGCCGGTGCCGCTGGTGCGCCCGACACGCCCGCCCCAGACGTCCGCTCGGTCCCGCGAGCTGAACGTGATCTGGTACGGCCACGCCTCCGCTCTGGTCGAGATCGAGGGGCGCACGGTGCTGATCGACCCGGTGTGGAGCCAGCGCTGCTCCCCGTCCGCCCGACTCGGGCCGAAGCGGCTGCACGCGCCACCGGTCGGCCTCGACGAGCTACCCTCCGTCGACGCGATCCTGATCTCCCACGACCACTACGACCACCTCGACCTCGCGACCGTGCGGGGGCTGACCGCACGACAGGAGGCACCGTTCGTGGTGCCGCTCGGTGTCGGCGTACACCTGGAACGGTGGGGGGTTCCGGAACACCGGATCGTGGAGCTGGACTGGTCGGAGAGTCATGATGTGGCCGGGTTGCGGCTCACCGCCACCCCGGCCCAGCACTTCTCTGGGCGCGGCCTGCGCCGGGACACCACCCTGTGGAGCTCCTGGGTGATCGTCGGAGCACACCGAAGCGTCTTCTACACCGGCGATTCCGGCTACTTCGACGGATACTCCGCCATCGGCGCCGGATATGGGCCGTTTGATGTGACGCTGATGCAGATCGGCGCCTATGACCAGGCCTGGCAGGATATTCACATGTTCCCGGAGGATGCCGTCTCCGCCCACCTCGACCTGCGTGGCGGGCTGCTCCTCCCGGTGCACTGGGCGACCTTCAACCTCGCCGTACACGACTGGTCGGAGCCGGTGGACCGGCTCTGGGCCGAGGCGAAAGCCCGGGACGTTCGGCTGGTGGTGCCCCGGCCGGGCGAACGGGTGGTCGTCGACGACCCACCCCCGGTGGACGGCTGGTGGCAGGCAATCGCCTGA
- a CDS encoding Tex family protein: MIATTARQNAQGTHSRRRIEIVTLSVHQRIAEELGVAERQVRAAVELLDGGATVPFIARYRKEATGLLDDTQLRTLEERMRYLRELDQRRTAVLESIRGQGKLDETLTAQIMAADSKSRLEDIYLPYKPKRRTRAQIAREAGLEPLADTLLDDPAQDPRATAVRFVDPDRGIADPSAALDGARAILVERFAEDADLIGTLREQMWSRGRLVSRVRDGQATAGAKFADYFDFAEPYPKLPSHRVLAVFRGEKEGVLDLTMEPEQEENPDPSTTGPTRYEAAVAARFGVSDRGRPADRWLSDTVRWAWRTRILIHLGADLRMRLWQAAEQEAVRVFATNLRDLLLAAPAGARATMGLDPGLRTGVKVAVVDATGKVVATDTIYPHEPRRQWDASIETLARLATAHQVELVAIGNGTASRETDRLAAELIRRHPQLNLTKLVVSEAGASVYSASAYAAQELPGLDVSLRGAVSIARRLQDPLAELVKIDPRSIGVGQYQHDLSEVTLSRSLDAVVEDCVNAVGVDVNTASAPLLTRVSGIGAGLAENIVLHRDANGPFRTRGDLRRVPRLGPKAFEQCAGFLRIPDGDDPLDSSSVHPEAYPVVRRILAATKQELRMVIGRSAVLRGLRAADFVDETFGLPTVTDILAELEKPGRDPRPEFRTATFAEGVETITDLVPGLILEGVVTNVAAFGAFVDVGVHQDGLVHVSAMSRAFIRDPREVVKSGDVVKVKVLDVDVPRKRISLTLRLDDTEAGRGGAHGQRDRGGDREASRGESRGRGGQQARGGQQARGGQPRPRRGGATPPPANDAMADALRRAGLA; the protein is encoded by the coding sequence ATGATCGCCACGACAGCGCGGCAGAATGCACAGGGAACCCACTCCCGAAGGCGGATCGAGATCGTGACCCTCTCTGTTCATCAGCGGATCGCCGAGGAACTCGGCGTCGCCGAGCGCCAGGTACGCGCAGCCGTGGAACTACTCGACGGCGGCGCGACCGTGCCGTTCATCGCCCGCTACCGCAAGGAGGCCACCGGCCTGCTCGACGACACCCAGCTGCGCACCCTCGAGGAGCGGATGCGCTACCTGCGCGAGTTGGACCAGCGCCGGACCGCGGTCCTGGAGTCGATCCGGGGCCAGGGCAAGCTCGACGAGACCCTGACGGCACAGATCATGGCAGCCGACTCGAAGTCTCGGCTGGAGGACATCTATCTGCCGTACAAGCCGAAGCGGCGGACCCGGGCACAGATCGCGCGCGAGGCTGGACTGGAGCCACTCGCCGACACACTGCTCGACGATCCCGCCCAAGACCCACGCGCGACGGCCGTCAGGTTCGTCGACCCGGACCGGGGCATCGCCGACCCGTCCGCCGCGCTGGACGGTGCCCGCGCCATCCTCGTCGAACGGTTCGCCGAGGACGCCGACCTGATCGGCACGCTACGCGAGCAGATGTGGTCACGGGGCCGGCTGGTGTCCCGGGTACGCGATGGTCAGGCCACGGCCGGCGCCAAGTTCGCCGACTACTTCGACTTCGCCGAGCCGTACCCGAAACTGCCCTCGCACCGGGTCCTCGCCGTGTTCCGGGGGGAGAAGGAGGGCGTGCTCGACCTGACCATGGAGCCGGAGCAGGAGGAGAACCCGGATCCATCGACCACCGGTCCGACCCGGTACGAGGCGGCCGTCGCCGCCCGGTTCGGGGTCAGTGACCGGGGACGGCCGGCCGACCGATGGCTCTCCGACACGGTGCGCTGGGCCTGGCGTACCCGAATCCTGATCCACCTCGGCGCAGACCTTCGCATGCGGTTGTGGCAGGCCGCCGAGCAGGAAGCGGTGCGGGTCTTCGCCACGAACCTGCGGGACCTGCTGCTGGCCGCCCCGGCCGGGGCCCGGGCGACGATGGGCCTGGATCCCGGCCTGCGCACCGGGGTGAAGGTCGCCGTCGTTGACGCGACCGGCAAGGTGGTCGCCACCGACACCATCTACCCGCACGAGCCGCGCCGGCAGTGGGACGCCTCGATCGAAACCCTCGCCCGTCTCGCCACCGCGCACCAGGTCGAGTTGGTCGCGATCGGTAACGGCACCGCGAGCCGGGAGACCGACCGACTCGCCGCAGAGCTGATCCGGCGCCACCCACAGCTGAACCTCACCAAGCTCGTCGTGTCAGAAGCCGGCGCTTCGGTCTACTCAGCGTCCGCGTACGCCGCGCAGGAGCTGCCGGGCCTGGACGTGTCGCTGCGGGGGGCGGTCTCCATCGCCCGTCGCCTCCAGGACCCACTCGCCGAACTGGTCAAGATCGATCCCCGGTCCATCGGAGTCGGGCAGTACCAACACGACCTGTCCGAGGTGACGTTGTCCCGGTCGCTCGACGCGGTGGTCGAGGACTGCGTCAACGCGGTCGGCGTCGACGTCAACACCGCCTCCGCGCCACTGCTGACCCGGGTCTCCGGCATCGGTGCCGGACTGGCGGAGAACATCGTGCTGCACCGGGACGCCAACGGGCCCTTCCGAACCCGGGGCGACCTGCGACGGGTACCCCGGCTTGGTCCGAAGGCATTCGAGCAGTGCGCGGGCTTCCTGCGCATCCCCGACGGTGACGATCCGCTGGACTCGTCGAGCGTGCACCCGGAGGCGTACCCGGTGGTGCGGCGGATCCTCGCCGCCACGAAGCAGGAACTGCGGATGGTGATCGGCCGCAGCGCGGTCCTGCGCGGGCTGCGGGCCGCCGATTTCGTCGACGAGACCTTCGGGCTGCCGACGGTCACCGACATCCTCGCCGAGTTGGAGAAACCCGGCCGGGATCCGCGGCCGGAATTCCGCACCGCCACGTTCGCCGAGGGCGTGGAGACGATCACCGACCTGGTGCCCGGGCTGATCCTCGAGGGCGTGGTCACCAACGTCGCCGCCTTCGGCGCGTTCGTGGACGTCGGCGTGCATCAGGATGGCCTGGTACATGTCTCGGCGATGTCCCGCGCCTTCATTCGCGACCCTCGCGAGGTGGTGAAGTCCGGTGACGTGGTGAAGGTCAAGGTCCTCGACGTGGACGTGCCACGCAAGCGCATCTCGCTGACCCTTCGACTGGACGATACCGAGGCCGGTCGCGGCGGAGCGCATGGCCAGCGGGACCGCGGTGGCGACCGGGAGGCCAGCCGCGGCGAGTCCCGAGGCCGCGGTGGGCAGCAGGCCCGCGGTGGGCAGCAGGCCCGCGGTGGGCAGCCGCGACCCAGACGTGGCGGCGCCACGCCGCCCCCGGCCAACGACGCGATGGCCGATGCCCTGCGTCGCGCCGGCCTCGCCTGA